A single Streptococcus thermophilus DNA region contains:
- a CDS encoding DJ-1 family glyoxalase III, with protein sequence MTKVAVVFADGFEEIEALSPVDVFRRAGFDCSMLGLESASVTGSHGIQVTMDGVFDGNLNEYDLVVLPGGMPGSTKLRDHQALIASLQEVAKAGKYVAAICAAPIVLERAGLLEGRKFTCFPGVEEQIASGDHQTDVVVVDDNIVTSRGAGTALAFAYALVDLLGGDGQQLAHTMVYDRLFQ encoded by the coding sequence ATGACAAAAGTAGCAGTAGTATTTGCGGACGGATTTGAAGAAATCGAAGCCTTGAGCCCAGTGGATGTCTTCCGCCGAGCTGGATTTGACTGTAGCATGTTAGGACTTGAAAGTGCATCAGTGACAGGCTCTCATGGGATTCAAGTCACTATGGATGGCGTATTTGATGGTAATCTAAATGAATATGATTTGGTGGTTCTCCCTGGCGGCATGCCTGGCTCAACTAAACTACGTGATCACCAAGCCTTGATTGCCTCTCTTCAAGAAGTTGCTAAAGCTGGAAAATATGTTGCTGCTATCTGTGCTGCACCAATTGTTCTCGAACGTGCAGGCCTGCTTGAAGGGCGAAAATTTACTTGTTTCCCAGGTGTAGAGGAACAAATTGCATCTGGTGATCATCAAACTGACGTAGTGGTCGTGGATGACAATATTGTGACTAGCCGTGGTGCCGGAACAGCATTAGCGTTTGCTTATGCATTGGTTGATTTGTTGGGCGGTGATGGTCAGCAGTTGGCTCATACTATGGTCTACGACAGACTGTTTCAATAA
- a CDS encoding dihydroorotate dehydrogenase electron transfer subunit has protein sequence MILIEDLTIVSQREIAPRIFEMVLKGEMVADMQLGQFIHLKVPDPSKLLRRPISISEIDYNKKEATIVYRVEREGTAILSKMVAGQTIDTMGPQGNGFDISIIEAGQKALLVGGGIGVPPLVETAKQLKAKGVEVVSVIGFANKNAVILEDKLRACGDVYVTTDDGSYGIKGYVSTVIDNFDWTPDAVYSCGAPGMLKYVDSKFENHPHAYVSMEARMACGMGACYACVVHVKGETDTKNLRVCEEGPVFPTGKVIV, from the coding sequence ATGATTTTAATTGAAGATTTAACCATTGTGAGTCAGCGTGAGATTGCACCTCGTATTTTTGAGATGGTGCTTAAGGGGGAGATGGTTGCGGATATGCAGCTTGGTCAGTTTATCCACCTCAAAGTGCCAGACCCAAGCAAGCTTCTTCGTCGTCCGATTTCCATCTCAGAGATTGACTACAATAAAAAAGAGGCAACCATTGTCTATCGTGTGGAGCGTGAGGGAACAGCTATCCTTTCAAAGATGGTAGCCGGTCAAACTATTGATACCATGGGCCCTCAAGGAAATGGTTTTGATATTTCTATTATTGAGGCTGGGCAGAAAGCTCTCCTTGTTGGTGGTGGTATTGGCGTGCCACCTTTGGTTGAGACGGCTAAGCAGTTGAAGGCTAAGGGAGTGGAAGTCGTATCAGTAATTGGTTTCGCCAATAAGAATGCCGTTATTTTGGAGGATAAACTCAGGGCTTGTGGTGATGTTTATGTGACGACTGACGACGGTTCATACGGTATCAAGGGTTACGTTTCAACAGTCATTGATAACTTCGACTGGACACCAGATGCCGTTTACAGTTGCGGAGCTCCAGGTATGCTCAAATATGTTGACAGCAAGTTTGAAAATCATCCTCACGCCTATGTTTCTATGGAAGCTCGTATGGCTTGTGGAATGGGGGCGTGCTATGCCTGTGTAGTTCACGTTAAAGGAGAAACGGATACTAAAAATCTTCGTGTTTGCGAGGAGGGACCAGTCTTTCCTACCGGAAAAGTCATCGTCTAG
- the pyrF gene encoding orotidine-5'-phosphate decarboxylase — protein MRENRPVIALDFPTLEDVKAFLAKFPADEKLYVKIGMELYYAAGPEIVRYVKELGHSVFLDLKLHDIPNTVKSAMRVLSNLGIDMTNVHAAGGVEMMKAAREGLGDGPILIAVTQLTSTSEEQMRDFQNIQTTLQESVVHYAQKTAEAGLDGVVCSAHEVAKIKEATNQDFVCLTPGIRPAGAAVGDQKRVMTPADAHQIGSDYIVVGRPITQAEDPVAAYHDIKAQWNDQ, from the coding sequence ATGAGAGAAAATCGTCCTGTTATTGCCCTTGATTTCCCGACTCTTGAGGATGTGAAGGCTTTCCTTGCTAAGTTTCCTGCTGATGAAAAGCTCTATGTGAAGATTGGTATGGAGCTTTACTATGCGGCTGGTCCTGAGATTGTACGCTACGTTAAAGAGCTTGGCCATAGTGTTTTCCTTGACCTTAAGCTTCACGATATTCCAAATACTGTCAAATCAGCTATGCGTGTCTTGTCTAACCTTGGCATTGATATGACAAATGTGCATGCGGCTGGTGGTGTGGAGATGATGAAAGCTGCGCGTGAAGGCTTGGGAGATGGACCAATCTTGATTGCTGTAACCCAGTTGACCTCTACGTCTGAAGAGCAGATGCGTGATTTTCAAAATATCCAAACCACACTTCAAGAATCAGTGGTTCATTATGCTCAGAAAACTGCTGAAGCAGGTCTCGATGGTGTTGTCTGTTCAGCACACGAAGTAGCCAAAATCAAAGAAGCAACTAACCAAGACTTCGTTTGTTTGACACCTGGTATTCGTCCAGCAGGAGCAGCGGTTGGTGACCAAAAACGGGTCATGACACCTGCTGATGCTCATCAAATTGGTTCAGACTACATTGTTGTCGGTCGCCCAATTACGCAAGCTGAAGATCCAGTGGCAGCTTATCACGACATCAAGGCCCAATGGAACGATCAATAA
- the pyrE gene encoding orotate phosphoribosyltransferase has protein sequence MTLASQIASDLLDIKAVYLKPEEPFTWASGIKSPIYTDNRITLSYPETRTLIENGFVKKIKEEFPEVEVIAGTATAGIPHGAIIADKMNLPFAYIRSKPKDHGAGNQIEGRVVKGEKMVVVEDLISTGGSVLDAVAAAEREGADVIGVVAIFTYELPKAEKNFAEAGVKLVTLSNYTELIKVAKVKGYITADGLQLLKKFKENQETWQD, from the coding sequence ATGACATTAGCATCACAAATTGCTTCAGACTTGCTAGATATCAAAGCGGTTTACCTTAAACCTGAAGAGCCATTTACATGGGCATCAGGAATTAAATCACCAATCTACACTGATAACCGTATCACTTTATCTTATCCTGAAACACGTACGCTTATTGAAAATGGGTTCGTGAAAAAGATTAAAGAAGAGTTTCCGGAAGTAGAAGTAATTGCTGGTACTGCAACTGCGGGTATTCCTCACGGTGCGATCATTGCAGACAAAATGAACCTTCCATTTGCTTACATCCGTAGCAAGCCAAAAGATCACGGTGCTGGTAACCAGATCGAAGGCCGTGTGGTTAAAGGCGAAAAAATGGTTGTTGTTGAAGACTTGATTTCAACTGGTGGGTCAGTACTTGATGCTGTCGCTGCTGCAGAGCGTGAAGGGGCTGATGTTATTGGTGTTGTGGCTATCTTCACTTACGAATTGCCAAAAGCTGAGAAAAACTTCGCAGAAGCTGGTGTGAAATTGGTCACTCTTTCAAACTACACTGAGTTGATTAAGGTTGCTAAAGTTAAAGGTTACATCACTGCAGACGGACTTCAACTCTTGAAGAAATTCAAAGAAAACCAAGAAACTTGGCAAGACTAA
- a CDS encoding peptide MFS transporter, whose amino-acid sequence MEDKGKTFFGQPLGLSTLFMTEMWERFSYYGMRAILLYYMWFLISTGDLHITRATAASIMAIYASMVYLSGTIGGFVADRIIGARPAVFWGGVLIMLGHIVLALPFGASALFGSIILIIIGTGFLKPNVSTLVGTLYDEHDRRRDAGFSIFVFGINLGAFIAPLIVGAAQEAAGYHVAFSLAAIGMFIGLLVYYFGGKKTLDPRYLRPTDPLAPEEVKPLLVKVGLAVAGFIAVIVVMNLVGWNSLPAYINLLTIVAIAIPVFYFVWMIASVKVTATERLRVVSYIPLFIAAVLFWAIEEQGSVVLATFAAERVDSSWFPVSWFQSLNPLFIMLYTPFFAWLWTAWKKNQPSSPTKFAVGLIFAGLSFLIMAIPGALYGTSGKVSPLWLVGSWALVILGEMLISPVGLSVTTKLAPKAFNSQMMSMWFLSSAVGSALNAQLVTLYNAKSEVAYFSYFGLGSVVLGIVLVFLSKRIQGLMQGVE is encoded by the coding sequence ATGGAAGACAAAGGAAAGACATTTTTCGGGCAACCTTTAGGACTGTCAACACTATTCATGACTGAAATGTGGGAGCGTTTCTCATACTATGGTATGCGCGCCATCTTGCTTTACTATATGTGGTTCCTCATCAGTACTGGTGATCTACACATTACACGAGCAACAGCCGCATCAATCATGGCAATTTACGCTTCAATGGTTTACCTTTCTGGTACGATCGGTGGTTTCGTAGCCGATCGTATCATCGGAGCACGTCCAGCTGTATTCTGGGGTGGTGTTCTCATCATGCTTGGACATATCGTGCTCGCTTTGCCTTTTGGCGCAAGCGCATTGTTTGGGTCAATCATCTTAATTATTATCGGAACTGGTTTCTTGAAGCCAAACGTTTCAACATTGGTTGGGACATTGTATGACGAACATGATCGTCGTCGTGACGCTGGTTTCTCAATCTTTGTGTTTGGTATTAACTTGGGTGCGTTCATTGCACCACTTATTGTTGGTGCTGCACAAGAAGCTGCAGGTTACCACGTGGCCTTCTCATTGGCAGCAATCGGTATGTTTATTGGTTTGCTGGTTTATTACTTCGGTGGTAAGAAAACATTGGATCCGCGTTACTTGCGCCCAACTGATCCACTAGCACCAGAAGAAGTTAAGCCATTACTTGTTAAAGTGGGCTTAGCGGTCGCTGGTTTTATTGCCGTCATCGTCGTGATGAATCTTGTTGGTTGGAACTCACTACCAGCTTATATTAACCTTTTGACAATTGTGGCAATCGCAATTCCAGTCTTCTATTTTGTTTGGATGATTGCTTCAGTCAAGGTTACGGCAACAGAACGTTTGCGTGTTGTATCATACATTCCACTCTTCATCGCCGCTGTTTTGTTCTGGGCGATTGAAGAACAAGGCTCAGTTGTGTTGGCAACATTTGCTGCTGAACGTGTTGATTCATCTTGGTTCCCTGTCTCATGGTTCCAATCATTGAACCCACTGTTCATCATGCTTTACACACCATTCTTCGCTTGGCTATGGACTGCCTGGAAGAAAAACCAACCATCATCACCAACAAAGTTTGCCGTTGGTTTGATATTTGCCGGCTTAAGCTTCTTGATAATGGCCATTCCTGGTGCTTTGTATGGCACAAGTGGTAAAGTATCACCACTATGGTTAGTTGGTTCATGGGCACTTGTTATCCTCGGTGAAATGTTAATTTCACCTGTCGGCCTATCCGTCACAACTAAGTTGGCACCAAAAGCCTTTAATTCTCAAATGATGTCAATGTGGTTCTTGTCATCAGCGGTAGGTTCTGCTTTGAACGCACAACTGGTGACGTTGTATAACGCCAAATCTGAAGTCGCTTACTTCTCTTACTTCGGATTAGGTTCTGTTGTACTTGGTATTGTTCTCGTCTTCCTATCAAAGCGTATTCAAGGTTTGATGCAAGGTGTTGAATAA
- a CDS encoding dihydroorotate dehydrogenase — translation MSEMKSENRLAISLPGIDLKNPIIPASGCFGFGQEYAKYYDLNKLGSIMIKATTANPRFGNPTPRVAETPSGMLNAIGLQNPGVDAILSEKLPWLQEHYPELPIIANVAGFSNEEYAEVSHKISKASNVKAIELNISCPNVDHGNNGLLIGQVPELAYAAVKASVSHSDVPVYVKLTPSVADITSVAKAVEDAGATGFTMINTLVGTRYDLATRKPIIANGQGGMSGPAVFPVALKLIRQVALASDLPIIGMGGVDSAEATIEMFIAGASAIGVGTANFADPYACPKIIDRLPEVMDKYGITTLEDLREEVRTDLLGK, via the coding sequence ATGTCAGAGATGAAATCAGAAAATCGTTTAGCTATTAGTCTTCCAGGGATCGATTTGAAAAATCCCATTATCCCAGCTTCTGGTTGCTTTGGTTTTGGTCAAGAGTATGCCAAGTACTATGATTTGAACAAACTAGGGTCGATCATGATTAAGGCAACAACTGCCAACCCGCGTTTTGGGAATCCAACACCCCGTGTGGCAGAGACACCATCAGGTATGCTTAATGCCATTGGATTGCAAAATCCGGGTGTTGATGCTATCTTGTCTGAAAAACTCCCATGGTTACAGGAACATTATCCTGAGTTGCCAATCATTGCGAATGTGGCTGGATTTTCTAACGAAGAATATGCAGAAGTCTCTCACAAGATTTCCAAAGCTAGTAACGTCAAGGCAATCGAGCTTAACATCTCCTGTCCAAACGTGGACCATGGCAATAACGGTCTTCTCATAGGACAAGTACCAGAACTTGCCTATGCAGCCGTAAAAGCCAGTGTTTCTCACTCTGATGTGCCCGTCTATGTCAAACTGACACCAAGCGTGGCTGACATTACAAGTGTTGCCAAGGCAGTCGAAGATGCCGGTGCGACAGGTTTCACCATGATTAACACCTTGGTTGGTACACGCTATGATTTGGCGACTCGCAAACCAATCATTGCCAATGGTCAAGGTGGTATGTCAGGACCAGCTGTCTTCCCAGTAGCCCTTAAACTCATCCGCCAAGTCGCTCTTGCATCAGACCTTCCAATCATCGGTATGGGGGGCGTAGACAGTGCCGAAGCAACTATCGAAATGTTTATCGCTGGTGCCTCAGCCATCGGTGTCGGAACAGCAAACTTCGCAGATCCCTATGCCTGCCCTAAAATCATTGATCGTCTCCCTGAAGTCATGGACAAGTATGGCATCACAACTCTTGAGGACTTGCGTGAGGAAGTTCGAACAGACTTGTTGGGAAAATAA